A stretch of Triticum aestivum cultivar Chinese Spring chromosome 1D, IWGSC CS RefSeq v2.1, whole genome shotgun sequence DNA encodes these proteins:
- the LOC123180814 gene encoding leucine-rich repeat extensin-like protein 6 → MEQPHFNPLAMLRLRTVAVAAALLLLLSSPAPTSQLSLGATFGVWINGAAPPPPPPGSASLGPSSTQIQGGGQEYTALQELKAAIFEDPRGALSSWQGPNVCAYKGVYCSAPPAGAAAAGAVVAGIDLNHASLKGTLPAALSLLSHLTFLHLNSNRLAGAVPDTLGDLQYLTELDLSNNLFSGPFPAATLLIPSLVYLDLRFNGFSGELPDEVFAKNLDALFLNNNQFDGQIPETLWSSPATVITLANNRLTGPVPTAYGYGGRVRELLFLNNKLTGCVPEALGFLPYIEVLDLSNNLLSGHLPSTLSCLSGIEVLNIAHNQFTGELPELVCDLRRITNLSVSFNFFSGISQDCDRLAGRSVFDFAGNCVPGRGMQRPQPECDDAPGDVGLSCLRIPGSRPVACAEAAVSIGIGVTFGGGLPFGMSGGGAGVTVTVP, encoded by the coding sequence ATGGAGCAGCCACACTTCAATCCTCTCGCGATGCTACGTCTACGTACTGTAGCCGTGGCCGCCGccttgttgctgctgctgtcctCCCCCGCCCCGACCTCCCAGCTCAGCCTCGGCGCCACATTTGGCGTTTGGATCAATggcgccgcgccgccaccgcctcctcccggCTCCGCCTCGCTGGGGCCCTCCTCGACGCAGATCCAAGGCGGCGGGCAAGAATACACGGCGCTGCAGGAGCTGAAGGCAGCCATCTTTGAGGACCCCCGCGGCGCGCTGTCGTCCTGGCAGGGGCCAAATGTCTGCGCCTACAAGGGCGTCTACTGCTCCGCGCCGCCcgctggcgcggcggcggcgggcgcggtggtcgccggcattgACCTCAACCATGCGAGCCTCAAGGGCACGCtcccggccgccctctccctcctctcccacCTCACGTTCCTCCACCTTAACAGCAACCGCCTCGCCGGCGCCGTTCCGGACACGCTCGGGGACCTGCAGTACCTCACCGAACTGGACCTGAGCAACAACCTGTTCTCCGGGCCCTTCCCCGCGGCCACATTGCTTATACCGTCGCTGGTCTACCTCGACCTGCGGTTCAACGGCTTCTCCGGCGAGCTCCCTGACGAGGTCTTCGCCAAGAACCTGGACGCGCTCTTCCTCAACAACAACCAGTTCGACGGCCAGATCCCGGAGACGTTGTGGTCCTCACCGGCGACGGTGATCACCCTGGCGAACAACCGCCTGACGGGGCCCGTCCCGACGGCTTATGGCTACGGCGGCAGGGTCCGTGAGTTGCTGTTCCTCAACAACAAGCTGACCGGCTGCGTCCCGGAGGCCCTGGGGTTCCTGCCTTACATCGAGGTGCTTGACCTCAGCAACAACCTGCTGTCGGGCCACCTGCCGAGCACGCTGTCGTGCCTCTCCGGCATCGAGGTGCTCAACATCGCGCACAACCAGTTCACCGGCGAGCTGCCGGAGCTGGTGTGCGACCTGAGGCGGATCACGAACCTATCGGTCTCCTTCAACTTCTTTTCCGGGATCAGCCAGGATTGCGACCGGCTGGCGGGACGGAGCGTCTTCGACTTTGCGGGCAACTGCGTCCCGGGGCGGGGCATGCAACGGCCGCAGCCCGAGTGCGACGACGCGCCGGGGGACGTCGGGCTCAGCTGTCTGCGCATCCCGGGGTCGCGCCCTGTTGCGTGCGCCGAGGCCGCGGTGTCCATCGGCATCGGCGTCACCTTCGGTGGTGGGCTGCCGTTTGGGATGTCAGGCGGCGGCGCCGGTGTCACGGTCACCGTCCCCTGA